TAAAACATTGATGTTCTTGGAAGGCTTTTCCAACCCATTGGGATGCACCGTAAGCACTCGATCAAATACTCCATTTCATTCAATTACCTAGATCAATTACTCTGCATTATTCTCAATACGCGCGCGCATGCAGATACTGCTCAGAGGCGCAAGCAcccaagaactgaagaaaatCAAGCAAGTCTTGCACTACACAATATTCGCTGCATACCATCTGGTTGTTGAGACATCCTTCTTTGAAGATCAGAGGGTATTCTTGAATGATACAAATGTTGACGGGACACCACAAATCACTCATCAGACTTCCATTGTCTCAAATCGTTCACTTCCTACTGATTATGATGTCACTTGTACTAGCAGGGGATCATTACTGGAATACCATGATGGGGATCACAAGGCTACAGTTCCTTTCACAAATAAACCAGACTCGTACACACAAGATGAGGGTACAGCCATCCACTGTGAAGCACCTCCATCTGAAAACCTGCTGTCCTCAGTCTCCGGATCACTCAGAAGATTCATTGATATATTCCGTTATCAGAATATTTATTTACCTGTAACTTCTTCTCAAGATACAACTGGTCATCAGAATGAACAAGATACTGAAACCAGCCAAGAAACGGCGTCTGATACCTTAACAAAGGATCATTCTTGTGAGTATATGGATCAGTTAAATGATCTCCAGGAACAAGTATTCGCCAAAACCAACCAAAAAATGTCACAGCCTGATCCTTTCGGTACTGAAAAACATCAGCAGAATGTGGAACAGTACAGGGCCGGCGAAAATATAAATTCAGACACAGATGAGGCTGATGATGTAATGGATTCTCAGAGCATACTCATCTTGTTATCCAGCCAATGTGTTACGAAGCAGGTTGTCTGTGAGGAGAGCCATCTATACCGCATAAACTATTATGGGAATTTCGATGTCTCCTTAGGACGATATTTGCAAGACATTTTGCAGAATCAGGTACCTATCTATTTTTTTAGGAATAATTTCGATAACACATGACATAGTAGGTCAATTGTATATCTACTAGTCaggatgtgatgttttttactGAACTGTGGCAGAACCTAAGCTGTTCCTCATGTGGAGAGCCTCCAGATGCTCACATGTACTCTTACACCCACCGCAATGGAAATCTAACTATTAATGTGAGGCGTTTGCTGCCTCAGCATCATTTGCCTGGTGAATCTGAAGGAAAAATTTGGATGTGGACTAGATGTCTAAGATGTGAGCATGAGAGAGGGATATCCAAATCATCTCGGAGAGTGCTAATATCAACTGAAGCGCGTAATCTCTCCTTTGGCAAGTTCCTTGAACTCAGTTTCTCAAGCCACTCTGCTGCTAGAAGGCTATCAGTTTGTGGGCATTTGGTCAACAGGGACTGCTTGCGATATTTTGGGTATGTATTCTCATTTCTCAAGAACTATTTTGAACATGTCGTGTAAAAGTTCTCtctatataatactccctccgtattttaatgtataacaccgttgacttttcgaccaacgtttgaccattcgttttatttaaaattttcgtgcaaatatgaaagtatttatatcatgcttaaagaacatttgatgatgaatcgagtcataataaaataaatgataattgtataaattttttgaataaaatgaatggtcaaacgttggataaaaaatcaacggcatcatacattaaaatatggaggtagtacataCTAAACATCCTTTAGCCcttctttatttctttcttcttttgttgGAAAAAATGGTGACTTCAGGTTGGGTTCCAAAGTTGCAAAGTTCCAATATTCATCAGTTGAAATTTACACTGCCTGCAAACCGCAACGAACCCTTGAGTTTCACAATCCCGATATGCGTGAGTGGTTCGAGCAAGAGGGAAGAAATGTATGTACTATTTTATTTATCGGTTTCATCACATGATTTATCTTGTGAACATTCATAGGTCAGATTGGGCCTAATGCTTGTGTTGCACTTTTTAAGGTTCTTGCGAGAGGAGTTAAGCTTTTCTATGAAGTTTCTAGCTTAATACAGCACATGAAGATTTTCTCTGAGGTGGCAATTAACTGTGGAGACTCTCTTCCTGTCAAAGAAGTTTCCCAACTTGAAGAGATGCTAATTGAAGAAAAAGCTCAGTTTGTGGTAAACCTTCTggtcttttttcttctctttaccTTGTGGTAACTGGTAAGCCTAGAGATAAGTGTGCATTCTAATCATCTCCGATAACTGTCAATTCCAATATGAATATCATCAAACAGGATTCTCTGGTGAAGGCTGTTGATGAAAGCGGGATGTCTAGCTCCTCTGTGAATGAGATTCTTGGTGTAAATTGTCTCTACCAGGATCTTCTGATTCGACTGTACGTGTGGGACCGTCGTTTCCATCAAATTGTTGAGTGTAAGTCTGGAAGAATGGCTAATTGTGTCGGCAAGAAGGAAGCTGCTGAATTTGCCGGTGAACCAGCTGCAACTGGTGAAAGTGCAGTGCCCTTTGAGAATGGATATATCAAGGAAATGCAGTACAGCAGCGAAACCTTAACTGATGAAAATTCACGGCGTGAGGAGCAACATATCACAAAAGTGCCTTCTTTCAGAGTCTTGGAAGGTACAGATACGCAGTTGATAAATCCTGAATGTGGGGATAACAGGGAAACATGGATTTGGAGTCCATTGCACGAGTTAAGAGAGAGTTACAGGCATGAACTGCAGGCCGGGTATTTGGAAAGATTCGAACTTGTCAACAACTATTCTCCATCTCATCTATCCCCCCTGCACAAACAATCATCTGCTGAGTTCATAGTTGGTCCAGGTGGCAATGTGTTGTGCATATCAGAGGATGAAATATCCAGCATAATATCCCGCGCACTGGCCATATCGGAGGAACGTCGCCATCTTTTACTAGATGCTCTCATGGTTGAAGGTGAGGCAGCCTACAGCAGGGGGAGTGAGAGCTCTAAGATGGAGAAATCTTACAGCTCATTATCTGAAGCTTCTTCGGCCTCTTCGTCGTGGTCATCTATTGGATCTTCAGACTCAGATGCAAGCTTTTCATCTGACGACCTCTTCTCCAGCTATGATAGCTCACTTCTGTCATCCTTACTTCATCCTGAAGTATCTGTCAATGGGAAATCATCTCTCAAAGGGAAATACTCGGTTATTTGTGTACATGCCAATCAGTTTTACACCCTTCGGAAGAAATGCTGCCCATCTGAGCTTGCATATATCACTTCCTTGAGCCGGTGCATGAAGTGGGATGCTCAAGGTGGAAAAAGTAAGGCTTTCTTTGCAAAAACATTGGATGACAGGTTCATcatcaagcaaataaagaagacaGAGTTTGAATCCTTCATAGAATTCGCACCCGATTACTTTAAGCATGTGTATCATTCTCTCGACACTGGGAGCCAAACTtgtcttgccaaaattttaggaATCTATCAGGTAGGTGTACTTAATTTACATCAGACGTGCTATGGAAtaatttcatgattttttttccctccttgGTTGTTATACATCCTTTTAAGGACCGGGCTCACTATTTGTTTCAGGTTAAGCAAATCAGACATGGCAAGGAAGTGAAGCTTGATCTGATGGTGATGGAAAATCTTCTCTTCGGACACAAATTGTCAAGGATATATGATCTCAAAGGTGTTGTTTTCTCCAGACATGTCTCTGATTCGAATGACCATGGAACTGTTTACTTGGATCAAAACTTTGTCGATGATATGCGTGTTTCCCCTATATATGTTGGTGGAAGAACGAAACATCTCTTGCAGCGGGCAATCTGGAACGACACAGCTTTTCTCACTGTAAGTACTGATATTTCATTTCAACCACGTATAACCAATCATGTTCTCTCTTACAATATGAGCTGACAGAAATACTAAATTTTTGCAGTCAATTAATGTTATGGACTACTCGTTACTGGTGGGAGTGGACAAAGAAAAGCATGAGTTTGTATTTGGCATCATAGATTACCTAAGGCAGTATACATGGGACAAGCAACTGGAGACGTGGGTGAAAACTTCTTTGGTAGTGCCAAAGAATGCTTCACCAACAGTAATCTCACCCAAAGAGTACAAGAAGAGGTTTAGGAAGTTCATGGCCAAGTATTTCCTGACAGTTCCAGACGATTGGAGTACATAGATAGAAACGTCTGGGGTCCTGCAAATCCTGTCCATTATCTGTTTTGTTTGTACACAGTAGAATGGAACGCTCACTTGTTTAAAGTTCTCCAATAGTTTGCAGTTTTAAGGCAAAATTTTGGAGCGAGGCCCAAATACATGATCAAAATCATTGATCCCTCACATGTATTGGTTACTGGTTTGTggtagaaaaaaaagtttgtatCAATGTCTTGTTGGTTAATGTGGTAGAGGGAGATTGTTTAACGCTAGCATAAACATAGCTCACATTACCAGCACAATTACTACGAATTGGTTAGCTTAGTCACATTCCCAACACAATTAAGACAAATTGGTTAGATGAGATATCCAACTGTTCATTCAGTGCGTTACACGTCTAGCAACAGAAAATGACGCTGGACTTGCGTGACATCCTAGTAGTAGAAAAAATTCCGTATGCACTACACAGAAAGGAAGTTTAGCGTGCGGCAGTTTCTGGCCAATTTGAAAACAGTAACTTGAAGGAACACAATAGTTCGAACTACAAGGGAATCCAGACCATAATGACTATTGCATAGTACAAAGTGTATTCTTTTGTTAAACCTTTTCTTGCTTGTCGCCTACAAGGGGGAGCATCTCCATCCGACTTCTCGGCGAATTTGTTTGCGATGTTGTTGGGCTTCCTGTTCCTGGAGCTACAGCCTGCTGTTGAGGGATCAAATGCCTCACATACCCATAAAAAGTACAGCCAACGAGCGTGATCGCGCATCCGATTGCATTCATAGGAGAGATAGGGTTCCGGAAGATCAACCATGACACCAATACAGCAACAGCAACCTGCAGCGCAATGATCAGTTCTAAGAAATGATCGAGCAGAATATATGAAAAGAACAAAGCATAGGCCAAATGGTTGCTACTTTCAGGTTGCCAGCAACATTGAAGGTCACTGCAGTGGTTGAATGGATCACGTAGAAAATGGAGAAGTTTAGGCAAAATGCAAGCACTCCAGAGCCTATGATGATAACTAGTGCAGAAGCAATGGAGTCATGTGTGTAGAACCAGGTAACCACACCGCCTCCTTCAAGTAACACTGCTGGTAGAGCCAGTATCATGGTGGCAAAGGGTGCCATGTAGTACACTGTGTTAATGCTGAAGAAAACACAAGGAAACGTCATAAATAACATGATTTACTTTGCTGGTAACACGGCGACAAAAAAAATCCAGTTTACCATACAGTATTATAACTGTAAGATCACAGCAGAAGTAAAGCACCAGTCATTACACCCGCCATAAGATGAGCACCTACCTGTCAAATTTGTATCCGTGGAGTAGAGACTCTGCCAAAATGGTCTTGGTAGATGTAGCAAGGCAGCCAACCATGGCAGCACAGAAACCAAACATGTTGAAACTAAGCTCTGTTATTGAAGTTAGGAGTATTCCCCCAACTATTGGGACCAGCGAAGCCCATATGCGCCACTCAAAATGCTTGCTCCAAACTAACCACTGCAGAATAACTGCATGACATGGATTGGAAGCAGACCATCAGGGAGGGTGTTACATGCTGTAGCAATATGATAATGCTAAGAAAACGAAAATGAATATGGAATAGTGATGATGTAAGGAGGTGCAAAATGACTCTACCCGTGGTTGCAGGGGTGAAAGATTTGATAGTCTGCATAAAGGAGACTGGGATGTAGCGCAGGCTGACATTTCCGAGCACGATGTTTATGCAGAAGACAAATGACATTGGAAAAATCCTTCTCCAACGGTCTTCTGGTTCGACTTGAATGAGTGGTTTTGCTTTGAGCACATGGATTGCAATATAAGCCCCAATTGAAGAGCATATGAAGTGGACACAAGACACCGTCAGAGGAAATTTGAAATCCAGCTTCTACACCAaccaaggaaaagaaaagagagagaaacttATCGCATGTGGTGCTTGATGTAAACTTAGTTAACACCATGCATCGTATACAATTCCTTGCTTTTGAACTGTGCATGTATTAAGTTTTATGAGAAGAGTAAACAGAAATGAAGGAATTGGTTGGTGCAGGGCAAGGTTTTGGTATCATGTATCATGTATGTATGTACCTATGATGTTATGTACGTATGCATCTACGATGGCATAAGGATTAGTTAGTTGAACGAAATCTAGTATGTATATGGCGGCAGGATGGTACATCGCTAGTATAGGATTAAAATTTTCAGTTGTGTTGGGCATAATGATGAAATGCAGTGTGTGAAACAGGAGATTGCAATTGAGAGCAGCAAACCAACattctgaaaagaaaagaaaataaaagaaaaatatttatttgatgGGTGGGACTAGCAGCATGTTTCCGTTGACTAGAGGAGGAAATCTAGGAGAAATAGAGTAGAAGTTGAATTGTTTGGCAGGATATCCATTGAAGAGGGGAGAATGGAATCTTGAATcggagagagaaaggaaggaaggggagggatccagggagagagaggaaatctGGACCTGGAAGATCCacttgttgatgatgatgacggtGACGTTGAAGCCCCACCACTGGAGGATGGCCAGCAGCGCGCGCAGGTTGCCCAGCCCACCGCCGGTGCCGGCCTCACCCCCCTGCTccatctcctcttcctcttcctcttctcctccccaagCTTGTTGATTGATTTCGCAAAGCCTATATATGAGGGATGCCCTCTGCTTAGTTAGTATGTACCGCAGGCAGGAAGGGAAGCGCTACCTCGTCCCCATGGGCATGGCAGGCAAGCTTGAGCAAATggagacccgccgccgccgccgccgccgagaggaggaggaagaggaagaggaagaggagcctCAGCCTCGGAtacgcgcgcggcggccgcgttTTGTGGGGGAAGCCAAAGGGAAGGTTGCTGGGTACCTTTGCTTGCTGCTTAATTAGCAGCTACTAGCCGCTTCACTTGCTCTaatctagtactagtactagtaatgCTCTGTCTTCAcaaacagaaaacaaaaaaaggacTTCTTTGGTAATAGGGTGGTTTGCTGGGACATGTAAATTGCAGCGCCTGACCTGACACACAGACTCTAATCACCTCGCAACGAAGAGAAAACActagtcctttttttttttttgcggggagaaAACACTAGTCCTACTAGCAAGCAATTAGGGCAAGTATAAAAGTAAGCTATAAGCCTACTataaggccagtcacaatgggggtttcactagtgtgtcatgcacatttaataggggtaagactgaataaaaaatgattatttgcatgaaatggggatgagagagaaggaaagagtttcatcctggtgaaactcgtcagcgtcgtttccaagtcctcggtaacagagtgaaacccccgttgaggccgattcgtttcattcaccggatctcttgcgtccgcctccgccgtgcgacctccgcattctcccgcgccgcgccggattttgggtacaaatgatcccagcaacttgtatcaattaaatgctttgcttagtcttggaaacgtcaaagtgaaacccctccactgtggggattgtttcataaaagatttcatttgagagaagatggtataatattttgggtagccgtgcaatgacactagccattgtgactggcctaacTTATGTGGAGGAGAAAGATAACAAAATATCAAGGATGTTGGCTcttatgcaagagctagcttaacacaaaCTCCTAggtaaatacattaaatgcataggtgagagatagagagagaggagaagaaagttgtagccaaccttatagctaatccaTTATATATGTTAGCTTTAAGATAGACTAATAGTGGTGAGCTctactattatccttgctcttgctcttagtagtactagtagtagtaaccAATCAAAAATAACTCAAGATTAAAGCTTGTACCACTGCTACTAATTAGCTGCTGGCTGGAGAAGAAATCAAAAGTAGGGGCCAAGATGCGTAACATCGCATCAAATCCCACGCCCGAAAGTCCAAAGTCACAACTGGAACGCTTGAAACAACCTACCCCAGTCCCTAGTCCCTGTTTGATTTGTTACGCTAGTCAAACAAAACCAATCAACCTGCCTAATTATACTCCTATATAGCACTGTTAGCACTTGTTAATATCGGATCACTGTAATCGAATGAACGCGACTGGCAtcactacatttttttttcatgcgttGCGTCCACACTCAAAATACTAGTGATGCCTTCTGCGCCATTCCAAATTGCCAGCTCTGCTCTGTTTAGTGTTTACAACACAAACAAACTACTAACAATTGTCGGCAGCTTCCTCTACTCTCTGCAAACTGAGATGCTCACACTCACACGCATGCATGATTGAGCACATGAACGCTACTACTACCCCACAGGGCCACAGGTAGGGTTCAGCTTCATCACATGATCGACCAAGGCctagtttagatctaaagtttttcttcaaacttccaattttttcatcacatcaaaacttttctacacacacaaacttccaacttttctgtcacatcgttccaatttcaaccaaacttccaactcaAGCGTCCAGATGGCTCAGTACTTAAAAGTACAACAGTATCCCCAATTTCACCATGGTCATCCCAGAATGGGATCAGGAACAAGCACACGCACATATATTCTTCATGTTCAATGATCTTAATTCTCAAACCAATAGACCAAAAAAAGGGCGAAAGATTTTAACGGGAGCAATTCTGAATATGGGTATCCCTAGAGGACCATGTCCAACGTAAATGGCGCACCGCCTAGATCTCCTCCTCTTCAAAAGGGTCCCTCTCTGGGTAGTCCCCGACCTGCAAAGACCCAAAGACAACTGCTGAGTAACAGTACCAGTGTACAAACGCACAATCTAAACACAATACAAACCCATGGAAAAATACGCTGGATATTTGCACTGATGTTTTCTAACACCCAACAGGGCTATTCAAAAGCCACAATGCCACTTGAGATACTAAGAATATGCAATGCAACATGACCACATATCCACTATTACATGTTCCACTAATGCAAGCACACGGCGGTTACTCCTTGCATTCCAAAGAGTCAATTGAAGAAACACTAAACCCAAATGCAAACCATAATGTTAAGACCAATTTGCCAACTACTCCCGAGCAATTGTACTCCAAAAGAGAGGACTGGTTGGCATCTAGCCAGGAGAATATACCTTTACTTTCTCTGGCCTAACAATAGCTCCATGCCCTTGAGGACACTCGAAAAAGCGAATGCCTTTCACCCTACAGTATCAAAGAAGCAAGACATAATGTTACCAAGAGCTATTTGCCCATAGACCTGGTACTGTGCACCAGGCACAATATCTTCGGTACTAGCTAAAGAGAGTATGGTCAGGTAGCAAGCCAATCATCAGGAAAATATAGTGTATCATAAAATCGGCATGACAACTTATAGTGACAAATCAAATAATTAACACAAAAGGCCTATTGTTTCTCATTGTGATGTTTTGTCAATAATATTAttaaaactactccctccgtcccaatataagTGCAACCTAGtacggatgtgacatattctaggactacgaatctggatagctGCTAGGATAAGTCACATCTGTACTAGGTTGCACTTATATTGGGACGAAGGTAGTACTAACATTTTTATTGCTGGTTAAATATTCATACTGAATGTTATGGTGAAAAGTGATGATATTACAACTGTGTCTGCTTGGCGTTCCTCGACTTATACTGCAAAAGACAGATGCTAGTATTTTATCCCCTTTGGAGTTGATTAAATTGACCAATAAATATGTGTGAGCGGGCAAAAGAGCAAAACACTGCAACCTGAATTGGCAGTCATGAGAGCAATAAGTATGAGTTGTTCCTTATTGTGGTTTTTTGTCAATAAACTTACATGCCATCATGCTTTCCAAGTGGTTCATCATATTGGACTCCAACCCAAAATCCACGTCCAAGAGCTTCAGCTCTGCCAACAAATTTTACAGTACCCCTCTTAGCACCTGGCTCGACTTCACATCTATCACCCACCTGTGGCATAATTCTTCTATAATAAAGACAGCACAGAGAAAGATCGGCACAATTCCATactagataaaaaaaagaaggcttACAACCCAATTCGGAACTGAATAATGATGCATGAAATCAGTAGTGTCCCCTTTCATAGAAACAAAActggttttcaaaaataaaaaggcaACATAAAACAACTATTTTCTATTTATAATGACTGATATATGCAAACATGCCCAATAAATCACCAATATCATGGTCGGAATTCAAATTATTTATCATAAGAATGATACACATTCAGACagttgataggaggatgctaccGTTCTTTATGGAAAACTGCTATTCAAAAACATGGGAGATACTAGAACAAAACACACTGCTAGTCTTGTCGGTTGCTCCAATTCATAGCAATGAAGAAAAGACGAAGACAGCTAGTTTCAAGTTCATCCTCAAAGATGTCCACTTATTCCTTCAAGCTTGCCATGTTCACTAGAGCAATAGATTCATATACATCTTAAAAATCAGTGTTTGTTTAGAGGGACAAATTACAGTAACTGATGCGATGCCTAGCATGCTGTCTGAAACTGTAATATTCAATTGCACGACAGCATATCCAGTATTCTATTTACAGATGCATTTGGACAAGGGAGGATGTTGAGGGCAGTCTTGGAAATTTTTACGATGCAGTTCAAATTTCTATGGATTTGGATCCAAGTCCGCAAAAAACTCATGCGCACATTTCAAACAGGTCCTAAGGACCAGGGGTTGGGAATGCGGTAGGGGAAATAAATCACTGCATTACTAATTAAGCTATAAAACCAGCCTCGGaaaaatcaacatatatatataagagatTAGCTAGCAATATCCCATAGTATGTGCCACAAGTTAATAGTGAACATGGGGGAACAAAATTTGCTGACCTTGATGTTGGCGCACAATTCCTCCATATGCTTGTCAGATTGCTAAAGAACACAAGAAGTAGAGTAAGCAAGGTGAAAAATAGGAACGGATAGCCAAAAACCTGAGGAAGCTTACTTGTTGTTTATCATCTGACGTAGGGTTTTTAAAGGCCATCTTTTCTTTGAATTTTCGAAAGTTTGCTGGCTCAGAACATAAGATGTTAGTAGTAAATAGTGGAGGTAATTAAGCcatgtttagtttccaaaaagtttttcccaaaaacatcacatcgaatctttgaacacatgcatgaagcattaaatatagataaaaacaaaaactaattgcacagttaggggggaaattacgagatgaatcttttgagcctaattagtccatgattagtcataagtgctacagtaacccatatgtgctaatgacggattaattaggctcaaaagattcgtctcgcggtttccatgcgagttatgaaattagcttttttattcgtgtccgaaaaccccttccgacatccggtcaaacgtccgatgtgacacccaaaaattttcatttcgtgaactaaacggggccttagTAAAAGGCAAAAGGGTAGCATCAACATAGGATTGCCATTGATGCAACATAACAAAAGCACTGGTATAGGAATTGAAGGCAGCAAGCACTATATATGGGGGGACTTACTATCAAGATTATTATATGCTTCATCTGAGATGGTGTACTTTTCAACAAGGGAAGTATCCTCCAACCAACCACCAGAGGTGATTGACGAAGGATCGAGATCGATAATGTGCAGACGGTACCTAAGGAGATGAGACGGGAGTGAGATTGGCAGAGGAGCGAGAAAGAGGAAAGCAGAGGAAGTAAGTTAAGTAACCCGTCGTATGGGGAGTAGGAGGCGAGGGTGGCGTCATCGTGGTCGAGGTCGGCGATCATGGCGCCGGTGTCGTCGCGGAGCTGGAGGCGCATGAAGGCAACGGATGTGCCGGTCTTCCTCCAGAGCTTGTCCTTGAGCGCCTCGACGGAGGTCTGCAGCCTAGAAATGACATGGGTCATTCATTGAatcatgaggaggaggaggtgagacCTGACCTGCTTGGAGACGCGGATGTCGGAGGAGAAGGTGGAGAGGTTGGAGtgcgtgaggaggaggaggacgctgTCGTCAGCCGGGAGATGCAGcttggacgaggacgacgacatTATTACCggagatggccgccgccgccgatcggagctgagctgagctgcctGCCGCCGGCTGTGGGGAAGGAAGGGAAGGGAATCAGGAACTCGTCGATCCCACAAAAAGAGTAGAGGAAGCAACGGGCCAACAATGGCCCAGGCCCAACATGCAGACCAGGCCCAATACCAGCAGCACATTTCCTTTTGTTTTGGTGGATattttcctcctcttcctcgagTCCTCCCCCACAGCAGCAGCTGCTTGTACCtatcctccaccaccaccagcagcgagtcatggcggccatggcgatggTGTCCGTGCAACTCACAGTCGCGGCGAGGCCCCTGCGCTCCCGCCGCGCGCTCTCCGTCTTCACCTGCGCCGCACCCCCGAGGCAGCGGCCTCCTCCAGGCCCAACcaagcaccgccgcctccgccacgacGCCGACGCGCAGCCTCCCAGGAAGCGaggtcatcctcctcctcctcctcccaggcGCACCCGCACCCGGGGCCCTCCCGCTCGCCCCCAACAATCCTACactgacgacgacgaggaagaggacgaccaagacgaggaggaggggagcttCGGTGGGGGCACCCGGGCTGCCGCCATGCCCAAGCCGCCAGCGGGCTTCGTGCTGGACGACCAGGGAAggtgcatcgccgccgcctccaagcGCATCGTCACCATCGTCAGTCTATACAGCTTTTCCTCCTCTTTAGCATTACATTTTCATTTTCATGCCAACATCTTTTCCCTTCTTCTGCGGAGCAGATTGATGACACCAACAACCGGCCCTTGGAGTGCATCATCAGGAGGGTGTTCCGAAGCACGCTAGACCACGACTGCATGCTCC
This window of the Oryza sativa Japonica Group chromosome 4, ASM3414082v1 genome carries:
- the LOC4337511 gene encoding tubulin-folding cofactor B isoform X2, giving the protein MTSLPGRLRVGVVAEAAVLGWAWRRPLPRGCGAGEDGERAAGAQGPRRDCELHGHHRHGRHDSLLVVVEDRYKQLLLWGRTRGRGGKYPPKQKEMCCWYWACRRQAAQLSSDRRRRPSPVIMSSSSSKLHLPADDSVLLLLTHSNLSTFSSDIRVSKQTSVEALKDKLWRKTGTSVAFMRLQLRDDTGAMIADLDHDDATLASYSPYDGYRLHIIDLDPSSITSGGWLEDTSLVEKYTISDEAYNNLDTNFRKFKEKMAFKNPTSDDKQQQSDKHMEELCANIKVGDRCEVEPGAKRGTVKFVGRAEALGRGFWVGVQYDEPLGKHDGMVKGIRFFECPQGHGAIVRPEKVKVGDYPERDPFEEEEI
- the LOC4337510 gene encoding UDP-galactose transporter 1; the encoded protein is MEQGGEAGTGGGLGNLRALLAILQWWGFNVTVIIINKWIFQKLDFKFPLTVSCVHFICSSIGAYIAIHVLKAKPLIQVEPEDRWRRIFPMSFVFCINIVLGNVSLRYIPVSFMQTIKSFTPATTVILQWLVWSKHFEWRIWASLVPIVGGILLTSITELSFNMFGFCAAMVGCLATSTKTILAESLLHGYKFDSINTVYYMAPFATMILALPAVLLEGGGVVTWFYTHDSIASALVIIIGSGVLAFCLNFSIFYVIHSTTAVTFNVAGNLKVAVAVLVSWLIFRNPISPMNAIGCAITLVGCTFYGYVRHLIPQQQAVAPGTGSPTTSQTNSPRSRMEMLPLVGDKQEKV
- the LOC4337509 gene encoding putative 1-phosphatidylinositol-3-phosphate 5-kinase FAB1D, with the translated sequence MNSVVEIMAISYPPEDGRYYCSSVAAGDDSPAAHHTNAHDDWDWDWVPPPPADAAAAAAADDDDDDGDPTPAGSPGSRGEDEEEERQRAQMVSAMNGQLNMLASRFLASAGVEEEWLEVVTALSWEAALLIQTHACTAGNDMDPASHVKIKCVASGRRRQSQVVRGLVFRKNAAHKHMPTKCHRPTLLLLHGALGLDSHLGFSSFDSMEQDKLILRASISHIIHTCSPNVVMVEKTVSRDIQELLLHHGVTLLLDMKLHRLQRIARCSGAPLLSFSQLLHDCPNHLKHCDYFHIDKFFEDHNTTTTTSAAALNKPSKTLMFLEGFSNPLGCTILLRGASTQELKKIKQVLHYTIFAAYHLVVETSFFEDQRVFLNDTNVDGTPQITHQTSIVSNRSLPTDYDVTCTSRGSLLEYHDGDHKATVPFTNKPDSYTQDEGTAIHCEAPPSENLLSSVSGSLRRFIDIFRYQNIYLPVTSSQDTTGHQNEQDTETSQETASDTLTKDHSCEYMDQLNDLQEQVFAKTNQKMSQPDPFGTEKHQQNVEQYRAGENINSDTDEADDVMDSQSILILLSSQCVTKQVVCEESHLYRINYYGNFDVSLGRYLQDILQNQNLSCSSCGEPPDAHMYSYTHRNGNLTINVRRLLPQHHLPGESEGKIWMWTRCLRCEHERGISKSSRRVLISTEARNLSFGKFLELSFSSHSAARRLSVCGHLVNRDCLRYFGLGSKVAKFQYSSVEIYTACKPQRTLEFHNPDMREWFEQEGRNVLARGVKLFYEVSSLIQHMKIFSEVAINCGDSLPVKEVSQLEEMLIEEKAQFVDSLVKAVDESGMSSSSVNEILGVNCLYQDLLIRLYVWDRRFHQIVECKSGRMANCVGKKEAAEFAGEPAATGESAVPFENGYIKEMQYSSETLTDENSRREEQHITKVPSFRVLEGTDTQLINPECGDNRETWIWSPLHELRESYRHELQAGYLERFELVNNYSPSHLSPLHKQSSAEFIVGPGGNVLCISEDEISSIISRALAISEERRHLLLDALMVEGEAAYSRGSESSKMEKSYSSLSEASSASSSWSSIGSSDSDASFSSDDLFSSYDSSLLSSLLHPEVSVNGKSSLKGKYSVICVHANQFYTLRKKCCPSELAYITSLSRCMKWDAQGGKSKAFFAKTLDDRFIIKQIKKTEFESFIEFAPDYFKHVYHSLDTGSQTCLAKILGIYQVKQIRHGKEVKLDLMVMENLLFGHKLSRIYDLKGVVFSRHVSDSNDHGTVYLDQNFVDDMRVSPIYVGGRTKHLLQRAIWNDTAFLTSINVMDYSLLVGVDKEKHEFVFGIIDYLRQYTWDKQLETWVKTSLVVPKNASPTVISPKEYKKRFRKFMAKYFLTVPDDWST
- the LOC4337511 gene encoding tubulin-folding cofactor B isoform X1, whose protein sequence is MTSLPGRLRVGVVAEAAVLGWAWRRPLPRGCGAGEDGERAAGAQGPRRDCELHGHHRHGRHDSLLVVVEDRYKQLLLWGRTRGRGGKYPPKQKEMCCCRRQAAQLSSDRRRRPSPVIMSSSSSKLHLPADDSVLLLLTHSNLSTFSSDIRVSKQTSVEALKDKLWRKTGTSVAFMRLQLRDDTGAMIADLDHDDATLASYSPYDGYRLHIIDLDPSSITSGGWLEDTSLVEKYTISDEAYNNLDTNFRKFKEKMAFKNPTSDDKQQQSDKHMEELCANIKVGDRCEVEPGAKRGTVKFVGRAEALGRGFWVGVQYDEPLGKHDGMVKGIRFFECPQGHGAIVRPEKVKVGDYPERDPFEEEEI